The DNA window TCATTTTCGCTGACTTCAGAGACCTCCAAGTGTTTCCCCAATGGTACCAACATAATTCCTTTGCATCGACACGTGAGTTTTTTCGATACTCTCCATTCAAATTGGTATAGAAACATGTGGAACTGAACCACCCTGCTGAATTGAAGGTTGCTGCACAATTTTCCTTATAGTGATCATGATCCTTATCTTTGGTACTAAAATATGTGTTGTTGGAATTCTGCATACTATCtccttaagtaaaaaaaatacagtgcACACGTTGTAATTTACACCAAATTCAGCATAACcgactattttaaaatttctttctgATTGCTTATAAGAaacaacaaatgtaaatatacccaatctaattaaaattagacttgtaatTCCGCTCCTCTACGATACGCTATATCGAAAACCGGGGAGCGGatggaagttctaattttaattagattgtaaaTATACCCAGCAAGAActcttattttaattttatggtaTATGCGTAACAACGATTTCACATTCAACATACCCAGTCCCTTGGTTCCGTTAAAACTCCCAAGGGTCAGCTTGTATTTGTTAGCCTCGTTATCCAcaaaaaatgatgaatataaTGCGTGAGCTTTTTCTCTCGAAAATTTCATCAAGTCAATTCTTAGAATTTGTTTCTTATCTTTTGTCAATTCATGAATGGCGTCATTtcctgtaacaaaaaaaaacacttatAATCATTACACCGTATGTAATTCATTTATACCTGTAATATAAGAGAACGGTACATCAAGTGGTACCTACCCAACCAATACTCGTGTTCAGCGTGACCAAACCCATTTTTGTAATCTTTCCAGTTTCTGAAGAAGTTTGTTTTACCGTCTATTCTCCTTTGTATTAcctattattacaacaattattaaGTGAAATATAGTTAACTTTGGGATGTGATGAAATAATTGtgaagtggtttttttttaatctaatcaAATTAGTGGGAAcgtttacaattttaaatgatgTCTAGATTTCCGCATAAATTTTGGCAATAGGTTATCtaaacaatatttaacaaaactgttgtgttatttttattttaaagtttatttccGCTAAATATCTATGCACAAAACATTTATTGTTACAGTTAGAAAAAGTATCAGTTAATTATTTTGCAAGAAAACAGTAGGTAAATGAGTATTTATACCAGAATCATTGGGTTTGGATTAGTTATATACTGACTACTCACCGTCCACCCCCCTCCATCAGTGGTCATGTCACAGAACGCTGTCTTTTTTGTCGTCGGGGTTGGGTAAATTGTGTACACCCCGTCTCTAATCGACGGTCTGTGTTTCTTTATGTCAGCACAGTCCTTGTATCTGCTACGGACCCCTTAAACgtttcaacaaaatgaaaattaaaaagaaaactgttgaattgatatcaaatttttccctttttttttttttttttttttttttttttttaattgaaaatgtatgTACGTGATTTAAGGAAGACTTGTCCCTTCTTTAGTTTAAAGCTTGACTGGATATCTAGAGTCATTGGACCGTGAATGGACAGAGCTGTGTCCTGGTGGTCCCAGTTAGATTTCTCCAACATGGACTTCATCTCATCTGAAAATGTAgcatggttattttttttttaagtattttatccaaaaatatacaaataagtACATAGGTGAATATGGATTGAACAACAGGCAAACATAGTCTATATTAGTTCTCTCCATTATCatcataatataattattaggGACTAACTTAATGTCGCAAAGGTCATTCATATTGAATAGTAGAGAAAATAATAGAATGtatagaagaaaaataatatcaaaatgatatatCCAGTTTTATGGTTGGCCATTAATCTGTCCGTTATTTAAATTAACTGAAtagcaaaatcattttttatgatattgttgTCACAGAgttgataatcattaaataaaatatcaacccTCAATAAGCTAGGGGTAAACTTTAATTATTTAGACACTTTTGCAAATTTAAGATCAGTAttaagtaaatagaaattgtcaacTGAAGACTTTCTACATGTTGAATTACCTGAGAGGTGAAGTTTGATTCCCTTGGCATCAACACCCAACATGAGCATCGTGATAACAACAAGTGTCCACATTGTGAATTGTTGTCGACCTAGAACAATCAACAGTCTGCCATATATACTGTTGTGtattgatgtatttttaaagtatgtaaTTATAATGAAATGGAACACTAGTTCATttgaaaatgatatcaaattattgactgatttttaaaaagtaatatccTTATTCTTATTTAcatgatataaattaaataaaacatgaaaaataactgTCCGCTTAAttattggattttttatttattttttgcatgttttttctttatttaaaggtGGAGAAAGTAAAGCTATTTAAAATATGTGGTGGcttctaaataattatttgcgATCGACAGATACTTACTTTAATTGGTGtccttcaaataaaacattaatcACCAACGGGGTTCTGTACATTTGAATCGTTTAATAATCTACCATCGTTAAAGATAATATATTATATGGTAAGCTAAGGTTTGTCGAATAATTGTATTGTTCAATTAGAAATCTTCAATCATGTATACAGGGTAGGAAACTTTCttgtaattttaattgaaattaactCGCACAAACTAGATCTCTTTGCTTTATGTTTTCAACGTAAAAAGTTTTCAATCGAACGACTGGACAACAAACGCATTCGTGCTGCCAACGTACGTCAGTTAAAATGGTAAGAAATACACAATGTTATCTctattataataatgaaaatctgtTATTTGTCTCCTCCAGAAAAGGGGAAGGGAAATATTGGACTCATTATCATGCAGTTACATCATAAATCCCGAACcactaaaaaataattttctaagAGGTAATTCTTCTACTACACACACGTAGAAAGATCCATTCTTTAGTGACAACCAAGTCTTCTACAACAACCCAGGGTtaatcttttcataataacaCAGGACGTGAAGTAAAACGTTAACCctattttggtaaaaatatctTTTCGATGGACTACAATTTAAAAATCGCCCCGATTTAGCAATATTCCTTATACAGAACGTATTTTACGTATTCTTAATATTCAACTTTGcctctaaaaatatattttttaacgcGTCCTAggcctcttttttttttttttagtaaatcaCAATTTTGAACAAAACTTGCACTCAGATATGTGTGTTTAATACcaattcattataattattgGATAAGGTGTTTGTACAAAATTACATGTTACTATGAAAGTCACATGAAAATAGGAAAACCAGAGTGTTGTAAactgattttaataaaacattttatagagAAGTTTAATTCAAACactcacatacatgtattagtttttgagtatttttaaaatgatctttattctatattcattttcatttacgTTGTATGTGAcaataacattattttgtttaaaaaagacataAAGTTTTAAATACTTGACAATCGCTCAACCAAAGGCTCCGAATATTCCACTAGGAGATTTCAATATTAACGAAAACTCATTTTCTCTTGAATgtgatcaatattttaaaaaatttaatacgAGATTAATACATTTCTATATATACTAGTAGTGAGTAAATTAAGAAATCAATTCTTTGTTGTAGAaagtaaattatattatttcgaTTTTAacatgacatatttttttatcaattaaaaaagagTTGGTTGTATTGTcattaaatgaaatacatttcaTTCTGATTCGTATCGAAACAAGACAAACAATAAAACACTATTATATCATTGCTTGGTTTTattctttatcaattttactcGACGAGTCTGTTTACATTGGCCGTATCATAATTTTCGCAGACTTCAGCGACCTCCACGTGTTTCCCCAATGGTACCAAGTTAATTCTCTGCCATTGTTCTGGGAGTCTTTTCGGTACTCCCCATTCAAATTGGTATTGAAACACCCAGCATTGAACCACCCTGCTGTTTTGTTGATTTCTGCACAGTTTCTTTTGTCGTTGTCATTATCTTTATCCTTAGTATTAAAGTACGCGTTGTTAGAATGTCTTAGACTATCGCctgaatttgaaagaaaaaatacatgtattatatgcaTCAGGTTGGAgtaaaaaataaggaatttagaAAGTTTTAAGTATGCCTGAATATTAAATGTCTTCTTAACAATGAACACATAGACCGAATAAAGATTATTTAGACAAATTTTAAACACTGACGTTTCTCTATTTCATGTACTAAACTCAACAATACcagtatttattctttatttacaGATTACGATAATTAGCATGATAGGTCTTATTTTATTATCATGGATTAAGTATGCACCGTACATGTTGTAATAACTAATTCTTTCTAAACATACCTAAACCTTTTGTTCCATTGAAACTCCCAAGCGTCATTTTATACTTGTTAGCCTCGTTATCCACAAAAAATTGCGAATAAACTG is part of the Crassostrea angulata isolate pt1a10 chromosome 3, ASM2561291v2, whole genome shotgun sequence genome and encodes:
- the LOC128177524 gene encoding angiopoietin-related protein 7-like, translated to MWPLVVITMLMLGVDAKGIKLHLSDEMKSMLEKSNWDHKDTALSIHGPMTLDIQSSFKLKEGQVFLKSRVHSRYNDCADINKHRPLSRDGVYTIYPTQGTNKTVFCDMTTDGGGWTVIQRRIDGETNFFRKWKDYKKGFGHAEHEYWLGNDAIHELTKDEKQILRIDLMKFSGERAHAVYSQFFVDNEANKYKMTLGSFNGTKGLGDSLRHSNNAYFNTKDKDNDNDKRNCAEINKTAGWFNAGCFNTNLNDEMKSMLEKSNWDHQDTALSIHGPMTLDIQSSFKLKKGQVFLKSRVRSRYKDCADIKKHRPSIRDGVYTIYPTPTTKKTAFCDMTTDGGGWTVIQRRIDGKTNFFRNWKDYKNGFGHAEHEYWLGNDAIHELTKDKKQILRIDLMKFSREKAHALYSSFFVDNEANKYKLTLGSFNGTKGLGDSMQNSNNTYFSTKDKDHDHYKENCAATFNSAGWFSSTCFYTNLNGEYRKNSRVDAKELCWYHWGNTWRSLKSAKMMIRQL